A region from the Hypericibacter adhaerens genome encodes:
- a CDS encoding queuosine precursor transporter — MQPSGYSPRLLTIAGLFVTCLIISNITAVKLIAVHGFVLTAANVLFPVSYIIGDVLTEVWGYAKARRVIWLGFGCNLVAVLAIYVAGILPGADFWQDQEAWDKILGATPRILMASFCAYLAGEFLNSFVLAKMKIATNGRYLWTRTIGSTVVGQIADTSIFMTLAFGGLLPLDVMLNAAGTEWASKVGYEILATPFTYLVVGWLKRVEGIDYYDRNTRFNPVLLTD; from the coding sequence ATGCAACCCAGCGGCTACTCGCCCCGGCTTCTGACCATCGCGGGGCTGTTCGTCACCTGCCTCATCATCTCCAACATCACCGCGGTCAAGCTGATCGCGGTCCATGGCTTCGTGCTTACCGCCGCCAATGTGCTGTTCCCGGTCAGCTATATCATCGGCGACGTGCTGACCGAGGTCTGGGGCTATGCCAAGGCGCGGCGCGTCATCTGGCTGGGCTTCGGCTGCAATCTCGTGGCGGTGCTGGCGATCTATGTCGCGGGCATCCTGCCCGGCGCCGATTTCTGGCAGGACCAGGAGGCCTGGGACAAGATCCTGGGCGCCACGCCGCGCATCCTGATGGCCTCCTTCTGCGCCTATCTGGCGGGCGAATTCCTCAATTCCTTCGTGCTGGCGAAGATGAAGATCGCCACCAACGGCCGGTATCTCTGGACCCGCACCATCGGCTCGACGGTGGTGGGCCAGATCGCCGACACCAGCATCTTCATGACGCTCGCCTTCGGCGGCCTGCTGCCGCTGGACGTGATGCTCAATGCCGCCGGCACCGAATGGGCCTCGAAGGTCGGCTACGAGATCCTGGCGACACCCTTCACCTATCTCGTGGTCGGCTGGCTCAAGCGCGTCGAGGGCATCGACTATTACGACCGCAACACGCGCTTCAACCCGGTGCTGCTGACGGACTGA
- the tgt gene encoding tRNA guanosine(34) transglycosylase Tgt: MTLRYESLAQNGAARRGRLHTAHGVVNTPAFMPVGTAATVKGMWPEQVKATGAEIILGNTYHLMLRPGAERVASFGGLHKFMNWPGPILTDSGGFQVMSLAELRKIKEEGVTFRSHVDGSQHHLTPERSIEIQHRLDADITMAFDECTPFPAEETVAADSMRRSMRWAERCRTAFKDRPGYGLFGIVQGSVYPALRRESSEWLTGIGFDGYAIGGLAVGEGQEMMFRMIEATIPFLPADRPRYLMGVGRPLDIVGAVQRGIDMFDCVMPTRSGRTGQAFTRRGTLNIRNARHAQDPRPLDGDCACPVCRDYARGYLHHLFKAEEMLGPMLLTAHNLHHYQALMAGLRGAIEAGRLDAFAAEVAANEAKGDLDPLPDPLAAPA; encoded by the coding sequence ATGACCCTTCGCTACGAATCCCTGGCCCAGAACGGTGCCGCAAGGCGCGGCCGCCTCCACACCGCGCACGGCGTCGTCAACACGCCGGCCTTCATGCCGGTCGGCACGGCCGCGACCGTCAAGGGCATGTGGCCCGAGCAGGTCAAGGCCACAGGGGCCGAGATCATCCTCGGCAACACCTATCACCTGATGCTGCGCCCGGGTGCCGAGCGCGTCGCGAGCTTCGGGGGCCTGCACAAATTCATGAACTGGCCGGGCCCGATCCTGACCGATTCCGGCGGCTTCCAGGTGATGTCGCTGGCCGAGCTCCGGAAGATCAAGGAGGAAGGCGTCACCTTCCGCTCCCATGTCGACGGCAGCCAGCATCATCTGACGCCGGAGCGCTCGATCGAGATCCAGCATCGGCTCGATGCCGACATCACCATGGCCTTCGACGAATGCACGCCCTTCCCGGCCGAGGAGACGGTCGCGGCGGATTCGATGCGCCGCTCGATGCGCTGGGCCGAACGCTGCAGGACGGCCTTCAAGGACCGGCCGGGCTATGGCCTGTTCGGAATCGTGCAGGGGAGCGTCTATCCGGCGCTGCGCCGGGAATCTTCGGAATGGCTCACGGGCATCGGCTTCGACGGCTATGCGATCGGCGGGCTCGCGGTGGGCGAAGGCCAGGAGATGATGTTCCGCATGATCGAGGCGACGATCCCGTTCCTGCCTGCGGACCGGCCGCGCTATCTCATGGGCGTGGGCCGGCCGCTCGACATCGTGGGCGCGGTCCAGCGCGGCATCGACATGTTCGATTGCGTGATGCCGACGCGCTCGGGCCGCACCGGCCAGGCCTTCACCCGGCGCGGCACCCTGAACATCCGCAACGCGCGCCATGCCCAGGACCCGCGGCCCCTCGACGGCGACTGCGCCTGTCCCGTCTGCCGCGATTATGCGCGGGGCTATCTCCATCACCTCTTCAAGGCCGAGGAGATGCTGGGGCCGATGCTGCTCACGGCGCACAACCTCCATCACTACCAGGCGCTGATGGCCGGTTTGCGCGGCGCCATCGAGGCAGGTAGGCTCGATGCGTTCGCCGCCGAGGTGGCCGCCAACGAGGCCAAGGGCGATCTCGATCCCCTGCCCGATCCGCTCGCCGCGCCGGCCTGA
- the cysG gene encoding siroheme synthase CysG, with product MNVFPVFFDLAGRSVLLVGGGETALQKLRLLRKAGARLRLVAPELAPDLASALEEGGVEWRAEPLTPAHFAEATLAVIATGDEGRDRAGAAMAKEARVPVNVVDRADLSDFIVPAIVDRDPVVIGISTAGAAPLLARRLRATIEALLPARLGALARFAERFRGAVAAKIDHRQLRLRFWEQVFDGPVASAVLEGRESQAAERMLTLVNSAAANDPAEGRVALVGAGPGDPELLTLKAHRLLQEADVIVYDRLVAPAVLELARRDARRVAVGKARGAHSLPQAEINRLLASEARAGNRVVRLKGGDPFIFGRGGEELDHLEREGIAVEVVPGITAALGCAASARVALTHRDTAQAVIFATAEGAEGEPALDWSALAGPHRTLAIYMGIGAAPRLQQRLLEGGLDPATPVAVIENGTRADERVLTGRVDGLAARVARHEVSGPAIILIGEVAANAKAAALETAARPAERRRA from the coding sequence GTGAACGTATTTCCGGTTTTCTTCGACCTCGCCGGTCGGTCCGTCCTGCTGGTGGGCGGCGGCGAGACGGCGTTGCAGAAGCTGCGGCTTCTGCGCAAGGCGGGCGCCCGGCTTCGGCTGGTGGCGCCCGAGCTCGCGCCCGACTTGGCGTCCGCTCTCGAAGAGGGCGGCGTCGAATGGCGGGCGGAACCGCTGACGCCGGCACATTTCGCCGAGGCGACGCTCGCCGTGATCGCGACCGGCGACGAAGGCCGGGACCGCGCCGGCGCCGCCATGGCCAAGGAAGCGCGCGTGCCGGTCAATGTCGTCGACCGTGCCGATCTCTCCGATTTCATCGTGCCCGCCATCGTCGATCGCGATCCCGTGGTGATCGGGATCTCGACGGCAGGGGCGGCCCCGCTGCTCGCGCGCCGGCTGCGCGCGACGATCGAAGCGCTCCTGCCGGCCAGGCTGGGCGCGCTGGCGCGCTTTGCCGAGCGCTTCCGTGGCGCCGTCGCCGCCAAGATCGACCATCGCCAATTACGGCTGCGCTTCTGGGAACAGGTGTTCGACGGTCCCGTGGCGAGCGCCGTGCTCGAGGGCCGCGAGAGCCAGGCGGCCGAGCGCATGCTGACGCTGGTCAACAGCGCCGCCGCCAACGACCCGGCCGAGGGCCGCGTCGCGCTGGTCGGCGCCGGCCCCGGCGACCCCGAGCTCCTGACGCTCAAGGCCCATCGCCTGCTGCAGGAGGCCGACGTCATCGTCTATGACCGGCTGGTGGCACCGGCCGTGCTCGAGCTCGCGCGGCGCGACGCGCGTCGTGTGGCGGTCGGCAAGGCGCGCGGGGCCCACAGCCTGCCGCAAGCCGAGATCAACCGCTTGCTGGCGAGCGAGGCGCGTGCGGGCAACCGCGTGGTGCGGCTCAAGGGCGGCGATCCTTTCATTTTCGGGCGCGGCGGCGAGGAGCTGGACCATCTGGAGCGCGAGGGTATCGCGGTCGAGGTCGTGCCCGGCATCACCGCGGCCCTGGGTTGCGCCGCCTCGGCGCGGGTGGCTCTCACGCATCGTGACACGGCACAGGCTGTGATCTTCGCGACGGCCGAAGGGGCCGAGGGCGAGCCGGCTCTCGATTGGTCGGCGCTCGCGGGTCCTCACCGCACGCTCGCGATCTATATGGGTATCGGCGCGGCACCCCGGCTGCAGCAGCGGCTCCTCGAAGGCGGGCTCGATCCCGCGACGCCGGTCGCCGTGATTGAAAACGGCACACGCGCCGACGAGCGGGTGCTGACGGGCCGGGTCGACGGGCTGGCGGCGCGGGTGGCCCGCCACGAGGTTTCCGGTCCCGCGATCATCCTGATCGGCGAGGTCGCGGCGAACGCCAAGGCCGCGGCGCTCGAAACCGCGGCGCGCCCTGCCGAAAGGCGGCGCGCATGA
- a CDS encoding tetratricopeptide repeat protein, with the protein MSVLKFSRGTVAAFKAMERYSRGQNRIARQEIRKVLEKNPTPQDYAVAARVYTEDWRNGWFDGFEDGLSPVGNAKHFAKLGRKNDGKDWFVSWMLAYALKFRARWKGWGEMGQADAAYQRAIGLLEDDGLPKGGDAVARQHYLDVLIDRAESWIYQDRAGAAATEIARAIALYSNEKDPAKKPALEPWYYWAYAFALHQQDRYVEACTTLEPLLAAKDANNDIRLLLALSYARRAQNGEAAMKQKAADTIAEFHKNREAMSLGVAADREPRWTVQLELGCGAFLPGSPGEAHWLESLRLLLEEGKPPLDPNRPSKSGGKAPPSRVARAPKPAGKPVGKKAAAKKGAKRAVKKSPARKAAKKKAAARKRKR; encoded by the coding sequence ATGTCCGTTCTGAAGTTCAGCCGCGGCACCGTCGCCGCTTTCAAGGCGATGGAGCGATATTCGCGCGGCCAGAATCGAATCGCGCGCCAGGAAATCCGCAAGGTGCTGGAGAAGAACCCCACGCCCCAGGACTATGCCGTGGCGGCGCGGGTCTATACCGAGGACTGGCGCAACGGCTGGTTCGACGGCTTCGAGGACGGCCTGTCGCCGGTCGGCAACGCGAAGCATTTCGCCAAGCTCGGCCGGAAGAATGACGGCAAGGACTGGTTCGTCTCCTGGATGCTGGCCTATGCCTTGAAGTTCCGGGCCCGCTGGAAGGGCTGGGGCGAGATGGGCCAGGCCGATGCCGCCTATCAGCGCGCGATCGGCCTGCTCGAGGATGACGGCCTGCCCAAGGGCGGCGATGCCGTCGCGCGCCAGCATTATCTCGACGTGCTGATCGACCGCGCCGAGAGCTGGATCTACCAGGACCGGGCGGGTGCTGCGGCGACCGAGATCGCGCGCGCCATCGCGCTCTACAGCAACGAGAAGGATCCGGCGAAGAAGCCGGCGCTCGAGCCCTGGTACTACTGGGCCTACGCCTTCGCGCTGCATCAGCAGGACCGCTACGTCGAGGCCTGCACCACGCTCGAGCCGCTGCTGGCGGCCAAGGATGCGAACAACGACATCCGCCTGCTGCTGGCGCTGAGCTATGCACGCCGTGCGCAGAACGGCGAAGCGGCGATGAAGCAGAAGGCCGCCGACACCATCGCCGAGTTCCACAAGAACCGCGAAGCCATGTCGCTGGGCGTCGCCGCCGATCGGGAGCCGCGCTGGACCGTCCAGCTCGAGCTCGGCTGCGGCGCGTTCCTGCCGGGCTCGCCCGGCGAGGCGCATTGGCTGGAAAGCCTCCGCCTGCTGCTCGAGGAAGGCAAGCCGCCCCTCGATCCCAACCGGCCGTCCAAGTCCGGCGGCAAGGCGCCGCCGTCGCGGGTCGCGCGCGCGCCGAAGCCTGCCGGCAAGCCGGTCGGCAAGAAAGCGGCCGCGAAGAAAGGCGCAAAGCGGGCGGTAAAGAAAAGCCCGGCCCGCAAGGCCGCGAAGAAGAAGGCGGCGGCCAGGAAGCGCAAGCGCTGA
- a CDS encoding DUF2849 domain-containing protein — translation MTAQIVTANNLLDGAVVYRTPEGRWTTHIGAAQGAAGEAEAKALLAQAEADALHQIVVGPYLVEVEGAPGHWEYKSWRERIRAEGPTVPHDFTPEAEPRRTANGRE, via the coding sequence ATGACCGCGCAGATCGTGACGGCCAACAACCTGCTCGACGGTGCCGTGGTCTATCGCACCCCGGAAGGCCGCTGGACCACCCATATCGGTGCCGCGCAAGGCGCCGCGGGCGAGGCCGAGGCCAAGGCCCTGCTGGCGCAGGCCGAGGCCGACGCGCTGCACCAGATCGTGGTGGGCCCCTATCTGGTCGAGGTCGAAGGCGCGCCCGGCCATTGGGAATACAAGAGCTGGCGCGAGCGCATCCGGGCCGAAGGGCCCACCGTGCCGCATGATTTCACGCCCGAAGCCGAACCGCGGCGGACGGCGAACGGGAGAGAGTGA
- a CDS encoding arginase family protein: MSLDQATRSAVGTFLDAPFAAQPDGARAAILGVPFDCGQHPTRIGCRLGPQSIRTHSPLVADAMADASFNLVRTLRLVDCGDAAVTPGAIEPSFTAIQDAVSGIVAAGALPVTMGGDGAVTLPQIRAVARRWPRLAVLHFDAHTDAYPVRHGGHYDNGNTFTHAAQDQLVDVAHSIHVGTRGAIDVEPIVGVARDMGYEVITMEELRRRGLDALLTHLRERLAGKPVYLCWDMDVFDPSAAPGVANPVWGGFSAAEGLTILRGLAGLEIVAIDVNTVSPPHDPAGMTAFLAGQVMVEAMAGVAQRWLDR, encoded by the coding sequence ATGAGCCTCGACCAAGCCACCCGGAGCGCCGTCGGCACCTTTCTCGATGCGCCGTTCGCGGCGCAGCCGGACGGCGCCCGTGCCGCGATCCTGGGCGTGCCCTTCGATTGCGGACAGCATCCGACGCGGATCGGCTGCCGGCTGGGGCCGCAATCGATCCGCACCCATTCGCCGCTGGTCGCCGACGCGATGGCCGATGCGAGCTTCAACCTGGTGCGCACCCTGCGGCTGGTCGATTGCGGCGACGCGGCGGTGACGCCGGGGGCGATCGAGCCCTCCTTCACCGCCATCCAGGATGCCGTGTCGGGAATCGTCGCCGCCGGCGCCCTGCCGGTGACGATGGGCGGCGACGGCGCGGTGACGTTGCCGCAGATTCGCGCCGTGGCGCGGCGCTGGCCGCGGCTGGCGGTGCTGCATTTCGACGCCCATACCGACGCCTACCCGGTTCGTCACGGCGGCCATTACGACAACGGCAACACCTTCACCCATGCGGCGCAGGACCAGCTCGTCGATGTCGCGCATTCGATCCATGTCGGCACGCGCGGCGCCATCGATGTCGAGCCCATCGTCGGCGTGGCGCGCGACATGGGCTATGAGGTGATCACGATGGAGGAGCTGCGCCGGCGCGGGCTCGACGCGCTCCTGACCCATCTGCGGGAAAGGCTGGCGGGCAAGCCGGTCTATCTCTGCTGGGACATGGATGTGTTCGATCCCTCCGCGGCGCCGGGTGTCGCCAATCCGGTCTGGGGCGGGTTCAGCGCGGCAGAAGGGCTGACCATCCTGCGCGGCCTCGCCGGCCTCGAGATCGTCGCGATCGATGTCAACACGGTGAGCCCGCCCCACGATCCCGCCGGCATGACCGCATTCCTGGCGGGCCAGGTGATGGTCGAGGCCATGGCCGGCGTCGCGCAGCGCTGGCTCGATCGCTGA
- the queF gene encoding preQ(1) synthase codes for MARKARPALTQLGHATRLPASPAAAVLERIPNSQPRERYLVRFACPEFTSICPVTGQPDFAHLVIDYVPKAWLVESKSLKLYLGSFRNHGAFHEDCTIAIGKRLVDELKPHWLRIAGYWYPRGGIPIDVFWQTGAPPRDLWLPDPGVAPYRGRG; via the coding sequence ATGGCACGCAAAGCCCGCCCCGCGCTGACCCAGCTCGGTCATGCCACCAGGCTCCCGGCCTCGCCCGCGGCGGCGGTGCTCGAGCGCATCCCCAACTCGCAGCCGCGCGAGCGCTACCTGGTGCGCTTCGCCTGCCCGGAATTCACCTCGATCTGCCCGGTCACGGGCCAGCCCGATTTCGCCCATCTGGTGATCGACTATGTGCCCAAGGCCTGGCTGGTCGAGAGCAAGTCGCTGAAGCTCTATCTTGGATCCTTCCGCAACCACGGTGCCTTCCATGAGGATTGCACCATCGCCATCGGCAAGCGGCTGGTCGACGAGCTGAAGCCGCATTGGCTGCGGATCGCCGGCTACTGGTATCCGCGCGGCGGCATCCCGATCGACGTGTTCTGGCAGACCGGCGCGCCGCCGAGGGATCTCTGGCTGCCCGACCCGGGCGTGGCCCCTTATCGCGGGCGCGGGTGA
- the queG gene encoding tRNA epoxyqueuosine(34) reductase QueG encodes MLAPARPSTDDPKALIRDEALALGFDAVGFAPASQSERAREGLRDFLAQGMQGDMGWLADRREARADPRRLWPEARSVIVLAMNYGPAEDPLPLLAHRERGAISVYARGRDYHDLVKNRLKALARIMAERLGPSVKVFVDTAPVMEKPLAETAGIGWQGKHTNLVSREHGSWLFLGEIFTDLALEPDPAEADHCGQCRRCLDSCPTAAFPAPYRLDARRCISYLTIEHKGHIPRELRAPMGNRIYGCDDCLAVCPWNKFASASRHEAFWPRAEIAAPRLADLAELGDPGFRSLFAGTAVKRTGRDRFLRNVLIAIGNSGEASLAAVVLRRLEDPSPLVRAMAVWALGRLLDAPDFDALRDRRLPLESDAGVRAEWQGEDAAGL; translated from the coding sequence TTGCTCGCACCGGCCCGCCCCTCGACCGACGATCCCAAGGCGCTCATCCGCGATGAGGCCTTGGCGCTCGGATTCGATGCGGTGGGGTTTGCCCCCGCGAGCCAGAGCGAGCGGGCGCGGGAAGGCTTGCGCGATTTCCTGGCGCAGGGCATGCAGGGCGACATGGGCTGGCTCGCCGATCGGCGCGAGGCCCGGGCCGATCCGCGCAGGCTCTGGCCCGAGGCCCGCAGCGTGATCGTGCTGGCGATGAATTACGGGCCGGCCGAGGACCCGCTGCCTCTGCTCGCGCATCGCGAGCGCGGCGCCATCTCGGTCTATGCGCGCGGGCGCGATTACCACGACCTGGTCAAGAACCGGCTCAAGGCGCTGGCGCGGATCATGGCCGAGCGGCTCGGGCCCTCGGTCAAGGTCTTCGTCGACACCGCGCCGGTGATGGAAAAGCCTCTGGCCGAAACGGCCGGGATCGGCTGGCAGGGCAAGCACACCAACCTGGTCTCGCGCGAGCACGGGTCGTGGCTCTTCCTCGGCGAGATCTTCACCGACCTGGCGCTCGAGCCGGACCCGGCCGAGGCCGACCATTGCGGCCAATGCCGGCGCTGCCTCGATTCCTGCCCGACCGCGGCCTTCCCCGCGCCCTATCGCCTCGATGCGCGCCGCTGCATCTCCTATCTGACGATCGAGCATAAGGGGCATATCCCGCGCGAGCTTCGGGCACCCATGGGCAACCGCATCTATGGCTGCGACGATTGCCTTGCCGTCTGCCCCTGGAACAAGTTCGCCAGCGCCAGCCGCCACGAGGCCTTCTGGCCGCGCGCCGAGATCGCGGCCCCGCGCCTGGCCGACCTGGCCGAGCTCGGCGATCCGGGCTTCCGCTCGCTCTTCGCCGGCACGGCGGTCAAGCGCACGGGCCGCGACCGGTTCCTGCGCAATGTGCTGATCGCCATCGGCAACAGCGGCGAGGCCTCGCTCGCGGCCGTCGTCCTGCGCCGGCTCGAGGATCCCTCGCCGCTGGTGCGCGCCATGGCGGTCTGGGCGCTGGGCCGGCTGCTCGACGCGCCCGATTTTGACGCGTTGCGCGACCGGCGTCTCCCGCTAGAGTCCGATGCGGGCGTGCGCGCCGAATGGCAAGGCGAGGACGCCGCCGGTCTTTGA
- a CDS encoding aldo/keto reductase, with protein MERRTLGHTGHRVSAIGLGCMGMSEFYGTGDDEKSLRTMEVALEQGIDFFDTADTYGFGRNERLVGAFLRNHRPRITIATKFGIVRQEGRYERRIDNSPAYIAQACEASLERLGISHIDLYYAHRLEPGRPIEETVGAMAKLVQAGKVRWLGLSEVSPATLRRAHKVHPIAALQSEYSLWSRDPEPELLETCRELGISFVAYSPLGRAFLTGTVTTADDLPANDFRRSNPRFQAEALERNRKLAAALAEFAAARQATPAQIALAWLLAKHHHVIPIPGTKQPAYAQQNAAAAGLHLSETEVATLDRMFPPEAVAGERYTPEGMKGLGL; from the coding sequence ATGGAACGCCGCACGCTCGGCCATACCGGTCACAGGGTTTCCGCCATCGGCCTCGGCTGCATGGGGATGTCGGAGTTCTATGGCACGGGCGACGACGAGAAGTCGCTCCGGACCATGGAGGTGGCGCTCGAGCAAGGGATCGATTTCTTCGATACCGCCGACACTTACGGCTTCGGCCGCAACGAGCGGCTGGTCGGCGCCTTCCTGCGCAACCACCGCCCGCGCATCACGATCGCCACCAAGTTCGGCATCGTGCGCCAGGAAGGCCGCTATGAGCGGCGCATCGACAATTCGCCGGCCTATATCGCCCAGGCCTGCGAGGCCTCGCTGGAGCGGCTGGGGATCAGCCATATCGATCTCTATTACGCCCACCGTCTCGAGCCCGGCCGGCCGATCGAGGAGACCGTCGGCGCCATGGCGAAGCTGGTCCAGGCCGGCAAGGTGCGGTGGCTGGGGCTGTCGGAGGTGTCGCCCGCCACCTTGCGGCGTGCCCACAAGGTCCATCCCATCGCGGCTCTCCAGAGCGAATATTCGCTCTGGAGCCGGGACCCGGAGCCGGAGCTGCTGGAGACCTGCCGCGAGCTGGGGATCAGCTTCGTCGCCTACAGCCCGCTCGGGCGCGCCTTCCTCACCGGCACCGTGACCACGGCCGACGATCTGCCGGCCAACGATTTCCGCCGCAGCAATCCGCGCTTCCAGGCCGAGGCGCTCGAGCGCAACCGCAAGCTCGCGGCGGCGCTGGCCGAGTTCGCCGCCGCGCGACAGGCCACCCCGGCGCAGATCGCGCTCGCCTGGCTGCTGGCCAAGCATCACCACGTCATCCCGATCCCCGGCACCAAGCAGCCCGCCTATGCGCAGCAGAACGCGGCCGCGGCGGGGCTTCATCTGTCGGAAACGGAGGTCGCGACCCTCGACCGGATGTTCCCGCCCGAGGCCGTCGCCGGCGAGCGCTACACCCCGGAGGGGATGAAAGGGCTCGGGCTCTGA
- the queA gene encoding tRNA preQ1(34) S-adenosylmethionine ribosyltransferase-isomerase QueA yields MRTADFDFELPPERIADRPTSPRDAARLLVVRQNGLEDRIFRELPALLAPDDLLVVNDTRVIPARIEGRRGAAHIEATLHKAEGLDRWRAFARPAKRLKPGDVIEIAGDFRAEVLAKGEAGEVTLKFSAAGADLIAALHRHGHMPLPPYIRRPEGELASDREDYQTIFARAEGAVAAPTAALHFTPALLAALAATGIAIARVTLHVGAGTFLPVKVDNIEEHRMHAEWGEVGADAVAAVDRAKAKGGRIAAVGTTSLRLLETAAAADGTLAPFSGDTALFITPGYRFKLVDRLITNFHLPRSTLFMLVAAFAGLERMKRAYAHAIERGYRFYSYGDACFLEPDRG; encoded by the coding sequence ATGCGCACCGCCGACTTCGATTTCGAGCTGCCGCCCGAGCGGATCGCCGACCGGCCGACGAGCCCGCGCGATGCCGCGCGCCTGCTGGTCGTGCGGCAGAACGGGCTCGAGGACCGCATCTTCCGGGAGCTGCCGGCGCTGCTGGCGCCGGACGATCTCCTGGTGGTGAACGACACCCGCGTCATCCCCGCCCGCATCGAGGGCCGGCGCGGGGCCGCCCATATCGAGGCGACGCTGCACAAGGCCGAGGGCCTCGATCGCTGGCGCGCCTTCGCGCGGCCCGCCAAGCGGCTCAAGCCCGGCGACGTGATCGAGATCGCCGGGGATTTCCGGGCCGAGGTGCTGGCCAAGGGCGAGGCCGGCGAGGTGACGCTGAAATTCTCCGCCGCCGGCGCCGATCTCATCGCCGCTCTGCACCGCCACGGCCATATGCCCCTGCCGCCCTATATCCGCCGGCCCGAGGGCGAGCTCGCCTCCGACCGCGAGGATTACCAGACCATCTTCGCCCGGGCCGAAGGCGCCGTCGCGGCACCGACGGCGGCGCTGCATTTCACCCCTGCCCTGCTGGCGGCGCTGGCCGCGACCGGCATCGCGATCGCCCGCGTCACGCTCCATGTCGGCGCCGGCACCTTCCTGCCGGTGAAGGTCGACAACATCGAAGAACACCGCATGCATGCGGAATGGGGCGAGGTCGGCGCCGACGCGGTGGCGGCGGTCGATCGCGCCAAGGCGAAGGGCGGACGCATCGCCGCGGTCGGTACCACCAGCCTGCGTCTGCTCGAGACCGCGGCCGCCGCGGACGGAACCCTGGCCCCCTTCAGCGGCGACACCGCCCTCTTCATCACGCCCGGCTACCGCTTCAAGCTGGTGGACCGGCTGATCACCAATTTCCATCTGCCCCGCTCCACCCTCTTCATGCTGGTCGCGGCCTTCGCCGGGCTCGAGCGCATGAAGCGCGCCTATGCCCACGCCATCGAACGCGGCTATCGCTTCTACTCCTATGGCGATGCCTGTTTCCTCGAACCCGATCGCGGCTAG